Below is a genomic region from Triticum dicoccoides isolate Atlit2015 ecotype Zavitan chromosome 5A, WEW_v2.0, whole genome shotgun sequence.
GCACACTTGAATGGAGAGCAACCATGTTCTCGATCGATCTCCCTCCTTTTCCTTTCTCTCGCTAGATTTTTCCTTTTATCTGTCACACCTGCTGTCTCATGTATGTGAGCAGCTCGGCTCAATTAACTAGTAGAACTAGCCACATGCTTTGAGAGTTTGAGTACGTTTAATCTAGAAGAGGCCCCAGGAGTAGTGCGATGGCAAGTTGAGGTATATATGCCGAAGTGAagcgacgagagagagagagacgcaacgGATCGACACATACATGCGgatgaaatgaaatgaaatgaatggGACAGCAAGCAAGCAAACAAAGTGGCGTCCGGTTCCAGCACACACCGCGTTTCTTCCAAGGCATGTAGATGTAGTAGTACTGTATTAGTTTGTAGCGACAGTAGGACCCTTCTCCTCTGATCCACAAATCAAATTGGTTATGTATAATCAGGCCCGTATCGTACGTGATCCAAATCTCCCGCCACCTCGCCCGCTGGCGCTTCCCTCGTCTTGCTCCCTGTTCCGCCCGCTGCAGGTAGCGCGGGACGGACGCAAGCGTCGTGGATCAGGAGACGCTAGCTTTGCCGTTGGTTTCCCGGTCGTAGCTTCGTTTCTGGGCCTTGCTTGCGTGGACCTGTAGTTGTCTTGCGGATGCAAGCCTACGGCTACGGTACGTCCCTCTCATGGAGGTGGACATCACCGCAAGGAAACGCAAGCGGGCGCAGCCAGTGCGCGCTGAGTTTTAGTTTTTGGAGACTCGATCGTCCGGAACACGTACGCTAGCCTGCATGCGTCTCACCGTCGTTTCGGCAACCATGCAAGGCACGCCGTGCGCTGATGGAAACACCGTTTTTTCTTCTTTCATTTCATTTCATCTGGTTCGTGCTAATTATTACTGCTGGTGGCATTCAGTCGGCTTACCAGACAGTGACACTGACCACCGAACAGCTGGTGCTCTGATACTGCTAGTTTTTAGTCGATTGAAATCCAGTTACTTGGATCTATATGCGTGTCTCTCTCTCTGCACTCTGCACACGCCACTAGAGTGCAACGTGCCCGCAACAAAAGAATTGTGTGACACTAGTGCTGCTGCAGCTTCCTGCGCGCTCGGTTTCACTCCACCCGGCTCTTCTTAAGCCCGAGCACTAGTTCCTTTTCTTCCCTTAGCTCTTCCTCGCTAGCCAAGTACCCGGCCAGCACACTGACTGTGCTCGAGAATCAAGGCATGAAAGCGACGACACCTCGCGGCGGCGGCGTGGAGACTGCCAAGcccaagaagaggaagaaggccgGCGCGGGTGGGTTCATCTTTGGCTGCGGCGGCTCCAAGTCGGTGGCCGTCGTCGCAGACAATCTCTCCACGATGGCACTGGccaagtcgtcgtcgtcgtcgagcgCCGCAGCAATGGCGAAGCCAGCCCCGGCAGCGAAACCGACGGCGCTGGCCTGCCAGGACGCCGAGGGCGCGCCGAGCGTGGACGCGCTCCTGGGCCAGCTCCGCGAGCTGGAGCGCGGCGTGCGCGCGCTGGGCGTCCGCGCCCGGGAGGAGGACGGCGTGGCGCAGGCGTGCCGGTGCAGCGCGGGGCCGCCGCGGCACCGGCGGGACGCGTGGGGAGGCGGGCGCGGGCGGCTGGAGGAGGAGAGCGTGGCGGTGGTGACGGAGACGGAGGACCCGCTGGGCGAGTTCCGGCGGTCCATGGCGGAGATGGTGGTGGAGAACGGGATCACGGGTGGCGCGGAGCTGCGGGAGCTGCTGCAGCGGTTCCTGTCGCTCAACTCGGCGCGCCACCACCACCTCATCCTCCGCGCCTTCGCCGACGTATGGGAGGAGCTCTTCGCCGGCGACCCCACGCAGATgctgaagcagaagcagaagcgtcCTGCTGTCTCCCCTGCCGGCCACAGCGCCCGGGCGAGCAGCTAGCTGCACGTACGCACGCACTGACACGTTAACTACAGTCCGTAAACTCCCCCATGCACGCACCCGCCCTCGGGAGTTGTTGCCGTCCGATCCGATGAAAACATGCAACTCGGCCTCATGTGATGACCTGAGTCTGAATCAGTTCTCTCCTCCGTTAATCCTGTAAAGATCTCATCGTACGTACGTACATTTCCCGTGAATGTTGCGTGCCATTGTTGCTctgtttgctactccctccgttcgaaattacttgtctcggaaatagatgtatttagaactaaaatacatctagatacattcatttctacgacaagtaattccgaacggagggagtacttctcacGCGTTGCGTGCGTTGCCTCTGGTGGTCGACCAAACACGAATCGACAGGCGGAAGCAGCGGGAGATGGGCGGCTGATCGCCATGGATCCACGACCATCATGAGGCCGAGTTGCTGGATGCTTGGTGGGAGAGGGCGTGGTCTGCTCGTCGCCTCGTCGGGCGGCAGCAAAGGGCACGAGCCCACCAAACATTCTGGTTCGGTCGCGGGGTCGATGGTGAGATATCGAGTACTTAAACGGGATCGAATTGATTGACTGACTGACTGATTGATTGATGTGACCTGCGTCGGTGCGAGATCGATCGTGCGCGCCAAGCCTCACCCCGTGACTGAAAATGCCGGCCCGGTTGCTTGGGCAGGCATCGGATCGCGGCATGTTTGCCGGCGATCGCAAGGAACATATATCCCGTCGATCGCCCCTCTGACGCCCGTGctagtccggaaatacttgtcatccgtGCTAGTATTTGTTAGTTGTCGTGGTTCGTACCCATGCCTCTGTGTCTGTAGGTGCTCGACATAGAAATTCCATGACTTTTCCCGGGTGTCACCTGCCACGGGTGCTTCACAAATACTATAACAAACTATGCACTTCATATGGCTGGGTCAATTAGCATGTGATGCATGCGTCCAACGATTACGCCGAATGATGAGCTGATTGACTGGAAGCGCGCGGCCGGCTGCGGTGTTAGTTGCAGGATCATGCATGCATGGAGTACCATATGGTGGGTGGATGCATGCTGCCTACGGAAACGGGGACCGGGGAGAATACAAAAACCATGCACACCATCGTGCCACATGATCTCCGTCTGATGAAACGCTTAGTTATAAAATGGGGCGGGCTAAGGGCCGAGTTAGGTGACTGAAAACACAAATTGGGTCAATCGATTGTTTGGAACCTTTTGATGTGAAGTTAACGGCAAGATGGCCTTCCTCAACCTCTGACTCTCGCATGCTCATCTTCTTCCCCCAAACCGCCTGCGACCACCGGCTGAACCGCCTACCTTTGTCACCCACGGCCCCCGGCGCTCACTGGCCAGCCTAGCCACCCCGCCCCCCGCTTACCGCTACCTCTCACCCCGGCGATGCCATCGGCGGTCCCTGTGCCTACTTCTTTCTCCCCCGAATCGACTGGCCCAAATCCATAATTCAGGCAATTTACTTACAACAAAGTTGTTGAAAAAATCGGTCAACATTAGGattatttatattttttttggaaatgtTTCAGATATTCTAATTCACACTCAAGTGTTTGATTTGGAATTGAGTCGATCCTTCTATTTTATTGGTGGACTCCACCAAAAAAATGGATTTGTTTTTTCATATAATTAATCTTTGAAGGTTTAGCGTGTGGACTTGCCCGCANNNNNNNNNNNNNNNNNNNNNNNNNNNNNNNNNNNNNNNNNNNNNNNNNNNNNNNNNNNNNNNNNNNNNNNNNNNNNNNNNNNNNNNNNNNNNNNNNNNNNNNNNNNNNNNNNNNNNNNNNNNNNNNNNNNNNNNNNNNNNNNNNNNNNNNNNNNNNNNNNNNNNNNNNNNNNNNNNNNNNNNNNNNNNNNNNNNNNNNNNNNNNNNNNNNNNNNNNNNNNNNNNNNNNNNNNNNNNNNNNNNNNNNNNNNNNNNNNNNNNNNNNNNNNNNNNNNNNNNNNNNNNNNNNNNNNNNNNNNNNNNNNNNNNNNNNNNNNNNNNNNNNNNNNNNNNNNNNNNNNNNNNNNNNNNNNNNNNNNNNNNNNNNNNNNNNNNNNNNNNCTTAATGGGGTCGATGGTGACATCCACCGAAACCAAAAGGTAATGAGTTCATGTGGGGTTTAGGTGATCACCCGCAAGGTGCATGGGGTGGCATCACTGGCCAGAGTAAATGGTGACAATGTGGCGGTGGGAACAACATGACACGAAGAATAGAGAGGATTGTGATGGAGCTAGAAGAAGTCTCAATCACATGAGCAAGATGACGATAACAAGAGATGTAACAAGGTAGATTCGGAAGCTATAACTTCGCCTTTTCCATCAATAGGTTTATCCAAAGCATTACAACACTACCCAAGTAAACCTCACTCACGGGTATCTGAGAAATTCTTCCCGTTGCTTTTACAAAGCTTCCCTCTTGTATCATCAACCCATCGCCCATTAATAAAGTCCTAATATTTTTGGATTCCAATTTTTGAGCAATAACTGACCTATACAAATTCGGCTAATTCACCTGATAGTATTTCACCAAGACCTATAATATGAGCAATCGCACCCGCCATTTGAACTACGCGACTTATATTCTCAATTCATGCTTTCCTACTATATTGTTCAATACATTTTGCGGACAAGGTACTTAAGCAATGTGCGTTTTGAGATGCAATCAGTCAAAGAGAATAAAAGTAGGTCTAGTAAATAATAGGAATGAATTTATTAGAAGGGATAAGTACAAAAGGATTCatcgatctaaaaaaataaaaagggtttAATAATCCCATCCCACAAATACTAGGTAATTAGTAAAATAAGTGGAATAGGATTTTGCTTGATTATTGATCTGATTTGGCAACATGGCCAAGCGGTAAGGTAGGGTGGCATCTCAAATCTAGGTTTTGCCTGACCAAAATATACTTAGTATTTCTTGTCGTAGTGATTGAACTCGACAAATCTTTGCCATGCATAAGCAAAGGAAAATAACCAGGCGTACCAAtactagatctaaagaatccatagTTCTAACATAGTCTGACAATTTATTTTGAAAAATACGGCTCTCACATGGTTCTGGGTAGTGGCCTAGTGGCCCAAAATGATACAAATAGGGATGAGGGACGACTTACTAATCAATTTTCTAATTGTTTCTATTATGCAATTCATAACTATGAAAGCAAGATGTCAAAAATCTTGGTATCTAAAGGCCCCTAAAGGACATTCCTTTTTTGCTCCTAGGAATGAACAAGATATTATACCAAATACTATCAAGAGTTTCTAATTATCTTACACCGCGTACATTAAAGTAAGGTCTACTCACTCTGTCTGGAATTAGGTTTGATAGGTTGATAGGAAATTTATAAGTTGTGGAAAGGACTGGAGAGACTTTATTTCCATACTTATGAGAGTCTCAAACATTCAATCAGATGGTCTGTTAGCTCTGATATTTTAGAATAACTTAGTCAAAGTAATAAATAAAATGAATCTCTTAACTCGGCTTCCATGAGGTTCCAATGGTTACTTTTGGAGTTTTAAGGTTTAGGCAAGAAAGCAAAGAAGAAGGGAGGATTCTCTACTACATATTTCCCCCATTTTCCTATCCTCATTGGTCGCTCATGTTTCCCTGATATAGTGCATCATTCTTCAAGGCGCCGGACGGTTTGAAGCATAATTACTAGACATACCCTACGCTTAGTTCAGAGTTGCCTCAGCGCGCTTGAGTAATAAATGGAAAGATCAAGGCAGTCTTGGATAGTTATTGAGGCAACTTCAGAAATAAATGCAAGTGAAAGAAGATGCTCTTGAGGGCACATGAGTCTTTTTTTGTCCTGGGTGTTTGTTTTGAAATCCCAACCAAAATGCCCCCATCCCCGGGCGCGTCTCAAACTCGTGATCTAAGCCACGTCTGTCTAGCAAGAGTGGAACACATTGATCTATCATGTTAAGCTTTTCCTTCCGACTTTAGGGTATAAACCACTCCTATCTTTCATTCTCTCAATATGTTAAAATGTGAAAATGTCTTGTGGCAACCAACTGTTGGGTATTTGTTGTGTTAGTAAACATGTCTATCTTGTTTATTTTTCACTACCAATGAGTAGTCAACTCTGGTTATGGAGATATAGCTTTGGTACATATCCACTTAGCGCGTGCTTTTTCGGGTGCTACTTAGAATAGATCGAGATAGTCAAACTATAACGCCGAAAATGTTGTAGCGTAGAGAAATAAGGACAATATGATCGCCCCTCTTGGCTCTCGTTCTGGTTTGGCGGAAAGGTAATCGTTCACGTTGATAAGAGCATGACTAAACTCGCACTTGCGGCTTACGGAGTACGAACTAACCTAAAGCACGAACATGACGTAAAGGCTAAATTCGAAACATCTTGAATTGGTTTATCTCTTCTCACGGAGCTTGAGAATGAAATGAGTGGTCCGGCCAAGGAAGATCAGTATGGAAGTGAAAGGGGGCAAAGAGTGGTCCGAAGACCATAGGCCGATGTGGGTACACTCGCATCATCGTTGTGTGAAATTCATGCACAAAAGGTGCCACATCACTCTCAATGACATCAAGATAATAAATACACTTTGTCATCTAATCTCATTCCGTAAGCTGCAAGGATTGCTGCAATGGGGCGTTGTTAGCTAGTgtgtgcaagtgcatcagatttacCAATGTGGCATGTGGCCGGTGTGACACAAAGGAGAAAGAGGGGATCGTTGATGGGGTGAGTAGGTGTGACACTGCAGAAGGCCCTCCGAAGTCTTCTGAAAAGAAAGTAAGGAAGAGATTGTAGTTCCCTAAGCCCTCATGGTGTGTTTTTAGAGCAACTAATTAACTTTATTAAGGTATCTAGGAGGAAAATGAAGGCATCGGAGGTTGAATGAAACTTAGGGGGATCTTGGCACCGGCGTAATGAGTTAATGTCAAGATTAGGGGAGTGCTTGGTCGGGGTTCATGGGGTGGCACCAATGGTGGCAGCAACTAGTCAAGGGAAATGGCGATAATGTGGTGGTGGGAACGACATGTCATGAAGAATAGAGAGGGCTAGCAATCGATCCAGTAGAGGTTTTAGCAACACGTGGAAGGTGGTGTAAAGTCATTTGGGGAAAATAAAAGGAAGGGGACGAAGACAAACCTGTTAGAGTATAGGATGTAAGCAACACAGGTCCTCATGTGTCCTTTTTCAGACCATCAATCTCACTTTAATTATCAAGTAAAGAAAGATGCAATAGATTGAAAGAGTAGGGAGAAATCGAGGAAGCACAAAGACTCCTAAGATGGTTTCTCTAGCTTGGTTAGTTGTATCAAGACGTCCATCCACGGAGCGAGGTAGTTTTCGCACTCGGGTGTGTCGGAGCTCCATTTTTTCAGAAATACAAAACATATAATTCTCTTTTTTTCGAAATATGTTCTACACATACGATGTCTGCAACGTACATGTTAAATTTTATCAATATATTACTCCTTTTTGCGCAACATAAAGAGTGTGGAGCTATAAGAACAAATAGTAACTTAAATATATATCGACATAATTTTGTTTCCTCCTTCTGTGTAGCCTGCAATAATCACTTTTTCAAGGAAATTTACAGGTAAATATAGATACTAAAATGCGCTTTTCCATTATTTTTAAAAACCAAGCTCCAGTAGCCCCGAACACTATTTGAATTTTTCGTCTATATATGCCTCCAGATGCATAGCACATTCAAGACGAAAGATGGACATACCAGAGTGGGTGTAGTCGGGTGCGTTTAGGTCTCACCAATTGCTGATGGTATGGGCTAGGCCATAATGGGACAGAGCATGGGCGGTAACACACACCA
It encodes:
- the LOC119298356 gene encoding uncharacterized protein LOC119298356, translated to MKATTPRGGGVETAKPKKRKKAGAGGFIFGCGGSKSVAVVADNLSTMALAKSSSSSSAAAMAKPAPAAKPTALACQDAEGAPSVDALLGQLRELERGVRALGVRAREEDGVAQACRCSAGPPRHRRDAWGGGRGRLEEESVAVVTETEDPLGEFRRSMAEMVVENGITGGAELRELLQRFLSLNSARHHHLILRAFADVWEELFAGDPTQMLKQKQKRPAVSPAGHSARASS